A region of the Pseudomonadota bacterium genome:
ATTGTCAGGCGCTTTCGGCAAAGCAGGTTTTCAGACCTACAACCTCACAAAAATAACTATTATGGGTATTGTGAAGTTGGTAGAGGGAAGCATATCGCCGAAACAGGTCGGTGGCCCCCTTCTTATCCTTGAGGTTGCAGGGAAACAAGCAAGGGAAGGGACAAAAAACCTTATATACTTTATTGCTATTATCAGTATTAACCTCGCTGTTATTAACCTCCTCCCCATACCGATCCTTGACGGGGGTCATATCATGTTTCATTTGATAGAGATTGTCATAAGGAGGAAGATTTCACAGAGATTCATTGATATTGCACAAAAAGCAGGCATGGGGATACTTATAGCAATCATGGTGCTTGCCTTTTTCAATGACCTCATGCGTATATTCTATGGAAAATAGGGTTATCCTCGGCATCGATAATTCCCTGGACTTCTTGAATATCGCCATCTCCGCTGGGGATAAACTCATTGAGGAGAGAAACATCGGGAACAAGCGGGTACCTTCCGGTATTATTCCCGTGGAAGTGTCCCATCTGCTATCTGCTAACGGGTATACAATTGATGATGTTCATTACATGGTGGTCACGCTTGGCCCGGGCTCTTTTACGGGTATAAGGGTAGCCCTTGCATTCTGCAAAGGCATTTCTTCCGGTAAAAATATCCCGCTTATCGGGATACCGACCCTCGATGTGCTCGCATCGCCCTTTGCATTCATGGAGGGACACTTCCTCTGTCCATTGATAGATGCGAAAAAGGGTGAGGTCTTCTACTCGCTCTATTATGTGTCTCATGGTGAAATTGAAAGGCTTGAAGGGTACATGGCTGCAAAACCTGGAGATATCAAGGGAATCGTTAAAACCCCGTGCATATGCTTCGGGACAGGCGTCCATCTCTGCGAAGCCTATCTGCCCCGCATGGATGGTGGGATAACGTTTATAAAAGACAGCTTTACGAGGGTTTCCGGTGAGGCCCTCATCAGAGAAGGCCTGAAAAGGTTATCACCAGACACGGGTGGCACCATAGTACCCATCTACGGAAGAAAATCCGAAGCAGAAATCAAATTCAATGTCACGCTGACCTGAATTACCCTGAAAAGGTTTAAAAAGATGCCTGTTTTAGTGTATAATTTATAGGCGAAAGGAGGTTGCATTGAAGACAATTGATGAGATAAACGAAAAGATAAAAAACGGCAAGGCTGTCGTTGTGACTGCCGAAGAGATGGTAGAGATAACAAAAGATAAGGGTACAAAGAAAGCCGCCGGGTATGTGGATGTTGTAACAACAGGGACCTTTGGCCCTATGTGCAGCAGTGGTATGTTTATGAATGTGGGTCACTCTAAGCCAAGAATAAAGATCGGCGGGGGCAAATGCCTTCTCAACGATGTGCCGGCATATACCGGAGTTGCCGCTGTAGACATATACTTGGGGGCTACAGCAATTCCGGACGATGATCCAAGGAATATGGTGTATCCGGGGACCTTTAAATACGGTGGCGCCCATGTGATAGAGGAATTTGTGAATGGAAAAGACATACGGCTTGTAGCAACAGCCTACGGTACCGACTGTTATCCGAGGAAGCATATAGAGACCTATATCAATAAGGATACGGTAAATGAGGCATACCTTTACAATCCAAGAAATGCCTACCAGAACTACAATGTGGCAGTGAATCTTTCAAAAAAGATTATTTACACCTATATGGGGATAGTCAAACCACACATGCTCAGTGCAAATTACTGCAGCGCAGGTCAGCTTTCCCCCCTCCTGAAAGACCCGAAATACAGAACTATCGGTATCGGTACGAGGATATTCCTCGGAGGCGGTGTAGGGTATGTGGCATGGAACGGAACACAACATAACCCTGATGCGCTCCGGAGCCCGGATGGTCTCCCCAGGGCTGGCGCTGGCACAATTGCCGTTATAGGGGATGCCAAGAAGATGAGTGGTGATTATCTCAAGGGGGCAAGCTTTGTCGGTTATGGCGTAACAATGTTTGTGGGTCTCGGCATACCCATACCTGTTCTCGATGAAGAAATGGCCTACTTTACATCAAGGAGCGATGAAGATTTCTGGGCGCAGGTCGTTGATTACGGAAACGATTACCCGAACAGGGTGCCAAAAAGTATTTGCGAAGTTAATTATGCCCAGCTGAAATCGGGCAAGGTCACAATAAACGGCACAGAAGTTCCCACTTACCCCATATCGAGTTACTCGAAGGCACGGGAGATTGCAACTATCCTCAAAGACTGGATACATTCCGGGGCATTTCTCCTTACAAACCCCGTAACACCACTCCCCGGTGTGGATTCAGGAATCAGGCTGAATACACTGGAGGAGAATGTGCCGGGAGTTGTCTGAGGAAGAACCGAATCGGAGAAACGGGGAAGCGGAATATCGGGGAAGTAAAGATTCTAAATCCATTTTCGCCGATTCGCCGGCTCATTAACATAAGTCGCACAGAACATTTGAGTGTAAAAAAAGAGGTATGATGAACAAAAAAGCTATTTCACTGCTTTCCGGCGGTCTCGACAGTACCCTTGCAACAAAGCTCATTATTGACCAGGGAATAGAGGTTGTTGCGCTTCATTTTACCTCTCCCTTCAGCAGCAAAAGGGAAAAAGAGGGGGGGTTGCAGGCAGAGAGAACAGCTCAGGAACTGGGGATCAGGCTGATCCTCATGTATAAAGGGCCGGAATATCTCGATGTTGTAAAAGCGCCGGAACATGGTTACGGTAAAAATATGAATCCCTGTATCGATTGCAGGATATTCATGCTCAAAAAAACTAAAGAGGTCATGGCCAGCGAAGGTGCAAGCTTTGTTATTACAGGGGAAGTCCTCGGTCAGAGGCCCATGTCACAGCGGAGGGATACGATTAATATCATAGAGAAGAAAAGCGGGCTCACAGGTCTCATAGTAAGACCTCTTTCTGCCATGCATTTCTCGCCTTCCATCCCCGAGACGGAAAACACCATAGACAGGTCAAAACTTCTGGATATTGTCGGCAGATCAAGGGAGATGCAATACCGGCTTGTAGAGCGGTTTAATTTGAAAGAATACGGATGCCCCGGCGGCGGTTGTCTGCTTACAGACCCTATTTTTTCTCATAAGTTACGGGACCTTTTCTTGCATGATAAAGTATTTACCATGCAAGACATTGAGCTTCTCAGCGTTGGCAGACATTTCAGGTTGGGGGCAGAGACTAAACTGATAATCGGAAGGGATAAAAATGAGAATGAAAAACTGGAATCTCAGCGGCAATCACCATATGTGCTATGTTACCCTGTAGGCTTCAAAGGGCCTTTCGGTCTTCTAAAAGGAATACTTAATGATGAAACTATTGGCATCGCAGCCAATATAATCGGACATTATGGAAAAAACGAATCCCCCACGATAGCTATTGAGCTGCACAATGGACAGATAGAGAAACGGATTGCAAACAAAACTGATATGAATGTAACTGATTTGAAAATTTGATTTCTGCCCCTGTCTTGTATTGCTGTTTCAAGTTTCGAGTTTCAAGATCCAAGATTCGCATTTTCAGGAGGCCTTATGAGATTATTGGATGATCTTTATGTATATCCATGGACATCTTTTCAGGAAAATAATTGCAATACGATTTTTATTGACGGTGAAATCCCGATAATCGTTGATCCCGGGCATGTGCACCTCTTTAACCATGTCGTTGAGGGGATGGCGAGGGATGGTAAACCGATTGATAGTGTAAAATGCCTTTTGTGCACCCACGGCCACCCTGACCATATCGAGGCTGTAGACAGATTTAACAGCGGTGTTTTGAAAGGCATCAGCAGGGTTGAATATGAGTATTTGAACAATGGCGGCAAGGAGCTCTTCATCGCTACCGGCTGTCAGGTAACAAGAATGCCCTTTAAGATTTTTCTCAAGCCGGGCAATATAAAGCTGGGCGACAAGACATTCAGGGTTATCCCTACCCCCGGGCACTCACCGGGTTCGGTCTGTCTTTACTGGGAAGAGGAGAAGGTTCTTATTTCGGGAGACACGATCTTTTATATGGGGGTTGGAAGGACCGACCTGCCGGGCGGGGACATTGAAGAACTATCCCGGAGCATTAAGGAGCTTTCAAAACTCTCTGTTGAATACCTCATTCCCGGACATGGTGAAATCGTAAGAGGAGAAAAGGCTATTCATAAAAATTTCAGTGTAATTCTCGGCGAATTTTTTGAGTAATGTCAGCATGATATGCGTTGTTGACTTTCTGGCAAACCATGCATATAATGATTTTGAAATAAATATTGGATGATATAACATTTTTTTGCGAAAAATATAAAGAGCGTATAGATATCAATAAAAAACCTTGTCCGCATCCAAACGATTATTGTCAATATAGAACACGGTGTGTTATACACACTCTTTGTAAGGAAAACCCTGACTGCGCTGAAAAGAGGAGGAAAAAAGGTGAGATTACCTGACGAATATATATGCAATATGTGTGGGTTTATGTTCCTTTCCGGAGAGAAGTTGAATATTTTCTGCCCTGAATGCGGGAGCAGCATGGTTGCCAAAGAGGTTAGCTACGAAGAATTTCTCGACGAGGACGCTTACAACTTCAACTTCAAGCAGATGATCTTTTAAAAAATCATGACAGTCTATGGCTCGGGCATCCTATCCGGTTCGCATAAAAGTTCCGGTGCACGGATGTTTTGCCGCATTTTGCACATTTGAATGCCTTCGTGTCTTTCGGAAGGAAAGACTAAGCCCTTCAGGGAGGTATTGAAGTGTTACTGACATATGTTCATGCATCTTTCATGGCAGCCGGTTTTATCTTCATGGCAGCCGGTTTTATTACAGCAAGATTTCTGAAGAAAAAAATATGGTGGCTAAAATTACACAGGATTCTTGGCATTTCAGGTGCATGCTGTGTGTTGGCAGGTGTTTGTTTTGAATCCATCCACCTTTCCCTTATCAGTGCCGGGCATTTTAACGTGGCCCATGCCTACTTCGGTATTCTCGTTGTTGTGCTGTCTCTGATTACGCCTGCGATGGGGTTAGTGCAGATAAAAATATACGGGATAGCATCAAAAATAAGGCCTCTCCATCGCTGGTCAGGAAGAGTCATTATACTATTGATGGGTATCAATATCGTTTCAGGTCTCTATACAGCAGGAATCATATAAAGGCCCGGTCTTATACGAAAGATATTCGATTGAAAGGGCATTGTGCTTGAAATAACATTACTTTGTGGATTTTCGTTCCTTGCCGGATTGATTGATTCTGTGGCGGGGGGAGGCGGCCTTATCCAGCTTCCCGCCCTCTTTATTATTCTTCCCAATCTCCCTGTGGCGCTCCTTCTGGGAACAAACAAACTCTCCTCGATTGCCGGCACATCAATTGCCTCCCTCCAGTATGCAATGCATGTGGATATAAGCTGGAAGGCAACACTCCCGGCCACAATTGCAGCGCTCATATTTTCATTTCTGGGGGCAAGAACCGTAAGCATGTTAAACCCGGGTACTATGCGGCCGGTCATCCTTTTTCTGCTCGTTGCAATTGCAGCCTATACTTTTATCAGAAAAGACTTTGGCACGGTGCATATACCAAAACTGGGTCATAGAGGACAATTTTTATTCAGCATTATTACCGGTACGGTAATCGGTTTTTACGACGGGTTTTTTGGTCCAGGGACAGGTAGTTTTCTTATCTTTGTCTTTATAAGCATCTTTGGATTTAATTTTCTCTCTGCATCTGCATCCTCAAAGGTCATAAATTTTGCAACAAATCTCTCTGCCGTGCTCTATTTTGCGTTTACTGACAATATCCTCTATAAAATTGCCTTACCCATGGCAGTATGCAACATACTCGGGTCCCTTGTGGGGACGAGACTTGCAATCTTAAAGGGCAGCCGTTTTGTAAGGGTATTTTTTCTTATCGTGGTTTCAGGGCTGATTATAAAATTAGCATACGATACTTTCAGGTATTAAATAGAAACAGTTTCTATGACTCTGGAAATCTCTGGAAAGACAGCAAAGACGCTGTACAACGGGTTTTCACTTTTAAAAAATTCTCCTGAAATTCAGGCAGTGATCCGGGCAGGAAATCTCCCTGTTTCTCAGGGGTATCTCTTTGCAGCGAACCTCGAATGCCCCGATCTTAGAAACAGTTTATAGTTGATAGCAAATGAAAAACCTTCATTTAACACGGATAACATTGGATAAAGGCAAGCTGAAGGGGGGGGTAAACCTGGCACAAAGCACGATTTACGTTGCATTGGTATAGGACTCGACCGTAAGGCGGGATTTTTCGACGTCTCTGACGAGATCTGTTGTTATGATTCCCCGGATATCTTTGTTTATTCCATACATCTCAAAATATTCATCTCTGATGGGCAGCGTCTGTTCGTTCTGTCCATGATAACCGAGGACCTTTGCTATAAGGTCTGCAAGACAGATCGTGAAGCATTGTGTGCGATATTGCTCCGGAATAGCCTCAGGCAGAAAAAATGAGGGATAGTGGTGGTATTCAATGCCATGAACGATTACATGCGGTAGCTTCCATTTATTGGCAATAAGGCCTCCTGCAACTGCATGGTTGATGCCATACTGGTGTTCTTCCTTAATAAGGGCGGGGATATCGGAAATTATTTCAAAATAGCTTTCCAGTGTAACAAGGAAATATTTACCGATATCGTGGAGAAGACCAATCGTAGCAAGGTCATACTCAGAGAATTTAAAGAGTTTTTTACCGATATACCCTGCGCATGTTGATACGATGGCAGAGTGCACCCATGTTTTAATATACAGGTCAGGTTCCATATCCAAATGTTTCGGAACTACATTCTTAATGGTCTCCTGAAAGACAATCGTCCTTACATTGTTGTATCCCAACAGGGTAATAGCCCTTCCAACGGAAGTGATCTTCCCCGGGAGTTCAAAATATGAGGAATTGATGGTTTGCAGGATTTTCCCGGAAAATACAGGGTTTGTTGAGACCAATGCCGTAATCTTTTCAGGGTTTGACTCCGGCTTTCTCAGAAGATCCAAAAGTTTTATGGATGTTGTGGGTATGGGCGGAAGAACCGAAAGCCTTTCCTCAATAATTTTCCTGGTCTTTTCCTCGAGATCTTGAAGGGTTGTGGGAAAGGTGTTCTCGGCAGGAATGAAATAGTTTATCTCTTTGAGGTCAGGGTGTGATTCTGAGGGGGTCCTATTTAATGGGCTATCATGGCCGGATGTTTGTTTTTGAACAATCTCTTTCGTTTCGTTTTCATTGGATTTCCCGGGTGGCTCATGAAGCCTCTCTTTGTCTTTGTGAGAAGCTGTTTTCCGGTTTTTACGGAAAAGTATTATGATGAGAACAACAGCGATAATCGATGAAAGCAAGATGATGATTTTCATGTTAAAATCCACAAAAAAGACTGTCAACCTTCGTAAATATATTATCGCACAATATCGTAATTGATTACATCAAAAAGCAAAATTTACAAACACTGGAAGAAGATTGTAAAAATTTATAAGGAAAGCCCGAGCCCATAGCGGATAAAAAGCACATACGTAAACCCACAATCAATTCTTAATCCACTTTTTGGCACTGGGCTTAAAGTGCTGTTTTCATTGTTAGCCCTGAAGGTCTTTTGTTGCCTCATTCAATGCATCCTCAAGCCTTTTTGTTTCATTTAGTATTATCTCAACATACCGCCATCCCTCCGAAGAAGGATCCATCGTTTTGGCAAGCCTTCTCGCAAAACCGCCAACTACCGTCAAGGGATTACGGATTTCGTGAGCCACAGCCTGGAGCGTATACTCTACCTCCTCACTCCTGTCTCCTCTTGCGCGCAGTCCTTCAAAAGACGGCGGTCCCTGGGCTATCTCTCCATGCTGATTTTGCAGCACCTGTTCCGAAAGCCTGCTCAGGGCACGGTTTGCCTTTTCCATGAGCCCCAATAAATCCTTTTCGCTTTCGATTTCTACTTCGAAGATCCTGGCTATTCCATCAGCCTCTTTCAGTGCACCAATGACAACATCGTACATTGTTTCGTCTGAAAAGCTCCATGGGGGATTATTCCCATTCGGTACCCTCAGCAATGACGCCGCCGCAGCAAAGACATCCTGAAAATCGACCTTTGCGTAACATATAAGGGCCGAGAGCTTACCGGCAATTCTGCAGATCCTCGACAACATCGACGCTTCAAGGCTGCCATCTTCATATCCATAGTAACGTTGGCATTCAACAATCTGTTCCGGAAACTTCCAGTATCTGAGTGCAATTTCACCGATCTCCCTGTGGTTTAACCCCTGACTTTTTTTCTCCGTATCGAGAAGTAGCTCCAGGGGGTAAGCGCCAGTGTCTACCGTCTCATTTTTTCCTTTCAAAAAAAAATCGTAATAGATGAGAAAACCTACTTCAAGGGTAAGACCTGCTACAAAGGCCTCTTCAGGTTCACAAGCCTTTAGTTCCTGGGCAAGGGATTTCGCGAGAAGACCGCGGTAGAGGGAAACCCGCCAGAATTGGCCGTAGTCTATCTGACCAACCTTGCCCATGGGAAAGGTATCTTTCAACGATAACGAGAGGGCTAAAACGCGCAGATGGTGAAAGCCGATTCTCATAATTGCCTGCTTGAGGGTTGAGGCAGGGTAAAGGGATTTAAAAAATGCGCTGTTTGCCATTTTGAGGACGCGAACAGCAAGAGAAGGGTCTTTCTCGATTAGGCCGGTTAATTCATTCAAAGAACTCGAGTCGTCTGATGCAATCTCAACAAGCTTCACCGCTATCACTGAAAGCGACGGAAGGGCATACCCTGATTGAAATTTCTTTAATATTTCTGAAATATATTTCTGTTCCATTATTCTCTCAAAAGTATTATAAATGAAAAACAGTCAAAATGAAAAAAAATTAAACCGCTTTAAGCTTATAGTTTTTCAATCGATTAGATTCGTCCACTTTTACTTTCTATCCTGGGCTGCGTTCAAAAACATGGTCATGATGAGCAGAGCAAAGACAGCAAGCAATAGTGTATGAAGGTAGGAACGTTTTGTAGGTTGTTTGGGAAATAGTTTAATGGGGTCTACCGCGGTAGACCCCGGGTAAAATATGTGTTATGGGCGGGCACCTGATTTTTTCGCAAAAACCTTGTAATCTGTATTGAGGATTCTTTTGGCGCTTTCATCCATAACATCGGTTATGAATGGAATCTTTGTTTCTTTTTCGGTTTCCCTGTTTCCGGAGAAGACATCATTACGGGAAATTTCAGGAAGGCTGAATTTGCGTGCACCGGCCATTAACTGCTGAAGCCCTGCAGCAAGTTTATCGGCAAGTGTCCACATGGCAATTGCACCAAAGGGAATATCTTTCATTCCCTCTTCCCCGACCCTTTTCTGAACGTCATAGTAACCGGCGAATATCTCTTCAGGGGTTGAACCGAGTTCTTTTACGGCTGGGGCAAGATCATCCCAGTTACCGTTCACTGCTTTCTTCCGTTCCGGTTTCAGTACGCCTTCGATATTCGAACCCACGAACCCCGGTATCATTGCGCCTCTTCCCATGCATATAAGTTTTGTAAACGGTGCGCCGAGGGCAAGTGCCTTGAATATATGGTCTTCCCGTGCGAGGCCGCCGGCAAAGGCAATATCAACAACCTTTTCACCTTTTGCTGCGAGCATTGATGCGTATTCATATGTCTTTGAGTGGAGGAGGATCGAAGGTACGCCCCAGGTTTCCATCATATTCCACGGACTCATTCCTGTGCCTCCGCCGGAACCATCCACTGTAAGGAGGTCAAGCCCTGCATCGGTTGCAAACTTTATCGACATGGCAAGGGCTTCCATACCATAAGAACCTGTCTTTAATGAGATTCTCTTGAATCCTATCTTCCTGAGGTACTCAACGGACTGCATAAAATTTTCCTGTACTTTATCAGGCGAAGAAAGGTCTGTATATCCAAGCCTGCTGTGCCGTGCAAAGGCTTTAATAGCGCCATGTTCAAAGGCCTTCTGGACTTCCGGTCTTGTCGGATCAGGGTCAACAACATATCCTCTGTCTTTCAGGAAGAGGGCATACCCGAGACTGTCAACCTGTATCTCGCCGCCGATGTCCTTGGCCCCCTGGCCCCATTTAAGTTCAATAATTACTTTTTCGCCGTACTTGCCGATAACGTATTCTGCAACACCGTTTCTTGTGTCTTCCACGTTCATCTGGACAATAATTGCCCCGTATCCGTCGAAATATTTGAGATATGTGTCAATCCTTCTGTCCAGTTCGGGTGCCTTTTCGATTTTGCCATTTTTTATTACGGCCTCTCTATCTATACCGACAACGTTTTCGCCGATAACGATGGGTATTCCTACGAGGGCTGCGCCAATGGCAAAAGAATCCCAGTACTTCGCTGCAATAAAGGTTGAGCCTAATGCACCCGTCATAATGGGGATCCGGCACTTTGTCTTCTCTTCGTTTCCAAATTCTGTTTCCAGGCTTACATTAGGGAATATGCAGTCATCTGCTGAACTCGATAGTCCGTTAGGCAGACCGTGTACGCCATAATTGTACCCCTGAATCCTCAATGAGTTATAGGAAACACCAATGTGACATGTGTTTGCACTCCCTGCAGTAATATATCCAAAATCTCTCGGGTAAAGGACTTTCCTTCCCTTCAAGCTGGAAATCCAGGTTTCGCATCTTCCCTTGCAGTCAGCGCGGCATAATGTACATAATCCCGATTCTGCGGGATTGCCACGGTTAACCGTCCCAATCGCATCATTTGATTTTGGCCATTCGATCATGTGTCTCCTCCTGATTTTTTCTATTTGGTAGCATATTGCCATTCTAACGGCATTACATTGCCATATAAATAATGTATTACTATTATTTTATTTATCAAAATAAATATTTATTGTCAAGTATATATTGTATTCATAGAATTTATTGATTTATGTTGCCATATTTTATATGTTTTATTATACTATAGTTAGCGGCAATGTTGCCAATATATATAATAGATGTTGCCGCTAATTTACATGTATTATGGATGATATTATTCTTTTGGGTTGATATACTGTGGCATCGTTCATAACGAAAGGACAATGAAATATGGTTGAGAGAAAGAAACGGAAAGAGTTGTTGATATTAAACGTCTTAAAGAACACAGAATCCCCCCTTTCCAGCCCGAGGATAGCCGATGAACTGTCAGCGCTTGGCCACGAGATGAGCGAGAGGACGGTTCGGTTGTATCTTCAGCAACTGGATCGGGATGGATTTACCGTAAGCAATGGGAAAAGGGGGCACCAGATAACGCAATTTGGTTTAACAGAGTTGGAATCTTCAAAAATTATCGAAAGAGTAGGCTTTTTATCGGCAAAAATTGACCGGATGACGTACCAGATGAATTTTGACCTGAATACAACCTCCGGCACGGTTGTTATAAACGTAACTCTGGTGGAGCCAGGCCAGTTTGCAAAAAAAATCCCCGACATCGTTAAAGTTTATGCAGACGGGTATGCCATGGGCCATCTGATGACCTTCCTGAAACCCGGGGAATCCCTGGGGCACATCAATATACCGGAAAAAATGATAGGCATAGGCACTGTATGCTCAATTACCCTTAATGGTGTATTATTAAAACACGGCATTCCTACTGTTTCACGCTTCGGTGGCCTTCTGGAACTCAAGGACAAAAAACCGGTCAGATTTGTCGAGATCATCATGTATGACGGGACAAGCATAGACCCGCTCGAAGTATTCATACGGAGCGGGATGACTGATTATATGGGTGCCATAAGAACGGGTAACGGCAAGATAGGGGCAAGTTTCAGGGAATTTCCAGCAGAGAGCAGGGATACCGTTATACATCTTGCCGGGATGCTGGACAGGATAGGGCTCGGAGGGCTTGTAAAAGTGGGCATGCCGGGCCAGAGTCTCTTTGACATCCCTGTAAGCGAAGGCAGGATAGGAGCCATCGTAATCGGCGGACTGAATCCCGTCTCCATCCTTGAAGAGACGGGTGTACGGGCATACTCCCGGGCCCTTGCCGGACTCATCGACTTTAAGAGGCTCTTTCGTTTTGAAGAAATGGAGGACAGAATCAGGAAATTCTTATAATCTTTTCTTATTGTCATTACGCCGTATCCATGCAGTAGAGTAGGCAACCTGACAGGGATGGACATTGCATAAAGGCAATTGAGCTCCTTGACCCTCTCCCCAAGGGCATGCGTTTTTTTCTGAAGCACCTCTTTTGTTGCTAATGTATTACCGGTCTTGGATACAGTCCCGCTTCTTCAACAATCTGAGGGACTTTCTGCTCCCATTCGATAGCCATGATGTGGATACCGGCAACACCCTTTATCGCGCGGACCCTCTCGATGAGTTCAACGCAGATATTGATGCCTTCATCGGCTGCCTTTTCCTTGGAGACACCTTTTAACCGGTCAATCATCTCCTCCGGTACGTCCATACCCGGAACCGATGCCTTCATGTAACGAGCCATGCCGACCGATTTGAATGGGGTGATTCCTGCAAGAATATACATCTTTTCGTGGACACCGAGGTCGCGTACCATCTCCATCCATTTTTCGAACTTTTCCACATTAAAGACACACTGAGTCTGAACAAACTGGGCGCCGGCTGCCGCCTTTTTTGCGAGTCTCATAGCCCTTATCTCGAACGGGTCTGCAAAGGGGTTCTCTGCACAACCGATAAACAGGTTAGGCCTTCCCTTCACTTCTTCCCCGCTTATAAATTTCCCCTCATCCCTCATCCGCTTTACGGTCTGGATGAGCTGAATGGAATCGATATCAAAGACATTTTTTGCTGTTGGGTGGTCGCCGAAGCTCTGGTGGTCGCCTGAGAGACAAAGAAGATTATTGATGCCCCATGCTGCCGCCCCCAGGATATCGCTCTGAATAGCAATCCTGTTTCGGTCCCTGCAAACCATCTGCATCACAGGATCAAAGCCCATCTCTTTCAGTATGAGGGAGGCCGAAAAACTGCTCATCCTGACAACGCTTGTCTGATTATCAGTAACATTCACGCTGTCAACATAGCCTTTCAGGAAAGCACCTTTCTTCTTTACTGCTTCCGGGTCAGCGCCCCGTGGAGGACCGCATTCTGAGGTGACGGCAAAGGCGCCGCTTGCCAACACCTTTTCCAAATTGCTTCCCGTACTCATATCCTTAAATCCTCCCTTACCCTCTTTCTCGGACCGCCATCCCTGCTTGCCGACCAGTCTTTGGTCGGTTGTATCTCAAGATATTTCTCCATCATATTCATCTCTTTCAGCCTGTCCACGATGAGCTGCCATGCGCAGGGCACATCTTTATTTATCTCGCAGAAACCCCCCTGGGAGCCGCCGCAGGGACCATTGAATATACTCTTTGCACATCGTGAAACAGGGCAGATACCAAGGGTCTTATCGAGTATGCAGTTTCCGCACCCCTGACATCTTTCTTTCCAGACCCCCTGTTCCTCGGAACTTCCCATGAAAGTGGTATTAACGGCAGGAACTACATACTTGTTTCTGTATGCTTCGGCCATAGACTGTATGCCGCACCCGCAAGCCATGGAGATCACC
Encoded here:
- the tsaB gene encoding tRNA (adenosine(37)-N6)-threonylcarbamoyltransferase complex dimerization subunit type 1 TsaB, producing the protein MENRVILGIDNSLDFLNIAISAGDKLIEERNIGNKRVPSGIIPVEVSHLLSANGYTIDDVHYMVVTLGPGSFTGIRVALAFCKGISSGKNIPLIGIPTLDVLASPFAFMEGHFLCPLIDAKKGEVFYSLYYVSHGEIERLEGYMAAKPGDIKGIVKTPCICFGTGVHLCEAYLPRMDGGITFIKDSFTRVSGEALIREGLKRLSPDTGGTIVPIYGRKSEAEIKFNVTLT
- a CDS encoding 7-cyano-7-deazaguanine synthase, which encodes MMNKKAISLLSGGLDSTLATKLIIDQGIEVVALHFTSPFSSKREKEGGLQAERTAQELGIRLILMYKGPEYLDVVKAPEHGYGKNMNPCIDCRIFMLKKTKEVMASEGASFVITGEVLGQRPMSQRRDTINIIEKKSGLTGLIVRPLSAMHFSPSIPETENTIDRSKLLDIVGRSREMQYRLVERFNLKEYGCPGGGCLLTDPIFSHKLRDLFLHDKVFTMQDIELLSVGRHFRLGAETKLIIGRDKNENEKLESQRQSPYVLCYPVGFKGPFGLLKGILNDETIGIAANIIGHYGKNESPTIAIELHNGQIEKRIANKTDMNVTDLKI
- a CDS encoding TSUP family transporter is translated as MLEITLLCGFSFLAGLIDSVAGGGGLIQLPALFIILPNLPVALLLGTNKLSSIAGTSIASLQYAMHVDISWKATLPATIAALIFSFLGARTVSMLNPGTMRPVILFLLVAIAAYTFIRKDFGTVHIPKLGHRGQFLFSIITGTVIGFYDGFFGPGTGSFLIFVFISIFGFNFLSASASSKVINFATNLSAVLYFAFTDNILYKIALPMAVCNILGSLVGTRLAILKGSRFVRVFFLIVVSGLIIKLAYDTFRY
- a CDS encoding HDOD domain-containing protein, with the translated sequence MKIIILLSSIIAVVLIIILFRKNRKTASHKDKERLHEPPGKSNENETKEIVQKQTSGHDSPLNRTPSESHPDLKEINYFIPAENTFPTTLQDLEEKTRKIIEERLSVLPPIPTTSIKLLDLLRKPESNPEKITALVSTNPVFSGKILQTINSSYFELPGKITSVGRAITLLGYNNVRTIVFQETIKNVVPKHLDMEPDLYIKTWVHSAIVSTCAGYIGKKLFKFSEYDLATIGLLHDIGKYFLVTLESYFEIISDIPALIKEEHQYGINHAVAGGLIANKWKLPHVIVHGIEYHHYPSFFLPEAIPEQYRTQCFTICLADLIAKVLGYHGQNEQTLPIRDEYFEMYGINKDIRGIITTDLVRDVEKSRLTVESYTNAT
- a CDS encoding homocysteine biosynthesis protein, which produces MKTIDEINEKIKNGKAVVVTAEEMVEITKDKGTKKAAGYVDVVTTGTFGPMCSSGMFMNVGHSKPRIKIGGGKCLLNDVPAYTGVAAVDIYLGATAIPDDDPRNMVYPGTFKYGGAHVIEEFVNGKDIRLVATAYGTDCYPRKHIETYINKDTVNEAYLYNPRNAYQNYNVAVNLSKKIIYTYMGIVKPHMLSANYCSAGQLSPLLKDPKYRTIGIGTRIFLGGGVGYVAWNGTQHNPDALRSPDGLPRAGAGTIAVIGDAKKMSGDYLKGASFVGYGVTMFVGLGIPIPVLDEEMAYFTSRSDEDFWAQVVDYGNDYPNRVPKSICEVNYAQLKSGKVTINGTEVPTYPISSYSKAREIATILKDWIHSGAFLLTNPVTPLPGVDSGIRLNTLEENVPGVV
- a CDS encoding MBL fold metallo-hydrolase; the encoded protein is MRLLDDLYVYPWTSFQENNCNTIFIDGEIPIIVDPGHVHLFNHVVEGMARDGKPIDSVKCLLCTHGHPDHIEAVDRFNSGVLKGISRVEYEYLNNGGKELFIATGCQVTRMPFKIFLKPGNIKLGDKTFRVIPTPGHSPGSVCLYWEEEKVLISGDTIFYMGVGRTDLPGGDIEELSRSIKELSKLSVEYLIPGHGEIVRGEKAIHKNFSVILGEFFE